Proteins encoded in a region of the Clostridium beijerinckii genome:
- a CDS encoding ABC transporter substrate-binding protein — MKKLSKKVLILITIINFLGMIFEGSAGRYDSRAIVTNVSEQKDRLQLIKEKGVITVASPQNDVSYFYIDQNTKKIEGTEADIITEIASRLGINKIETKNSPFVNLLEKLNADDSIDIASGGIFITPEREKIVAFTQPIYKATEAVVVPTFSNINFKSDLKNSVVGVEKGTVYESMGERWKNDKIIKDIAIFQNSTELLDAIYKRKIDAGIVDSVIVKYSLLKNKNIPLRILKDYTPELSGNIAIAVRKNDKTLLDAFNEKIKEMKADGTLYAILVENGLDRNNMISD; from the coding sequence ATGAAGAAATTATCGAAAAAAGTATTAATTTTAATTACTATTATAAATTTTTTGGGAATGATTTTTGAAGGCAGTGCAGGAAGATATGATAGTAGAGCAATAGTAACCAACGTATCAGAACAAAAGGATAGGTTACAATTGATAAAAGAAAAAGGCGTGATAACTGTCGCTTCACCGCAAAACGATGTTTCATATTTTTATATAGATCAAAATACAAAAAAGATAGAGGGTACTGAGGCTGACATAATAACCGAAATTGCAAGTAGGCTTGGAATCAATAAAATTGAAACTAAGAACTCACCATTTGTAAATTTATTGGAAAAATTAAATGCTGATGATAGTATAGACATTGCATCAGGTGGAATATTTATAACTCCAGAACGTGAAAAGATAGTCGCATTTACTCAGCCAATATATAAGGCTACAGAAGCTGTTGTTGTTCCGACATTTTCAAATATAAATTTTAAAAGTGATTTAAAAAATTCAGTGGTTGGGGTAGAAAAAGGTACGGTGTATGAGAGCATGGGTGAAAGATGGAAAAATGATAAGATAATAAAGGATATAGCAATTTTTCAAAATTCAACTGAATTATTGGATGCTATATATAAAAGAAAGATAGATGCAGGGATAGTAGACTCTGTTATAGTGAAATATTCTCTGCTAAAAAATAAAAATATACCTTTAAGGATATTAAAAGATTATACGCCGGAATTAAGTGGAAATATAGCTATAGCAGTTAGAAAAAATGATAAAACGCTATTAGATGCATTTAATGAAAAAATAAAAGAGATGAAGGCAGATGGCACTTTATATGCAATTCTTGTAGAAAATGGGCTTGATAGAAATAATATGATTTCCGATTAA
- a CDS encoding TIM-barrel domain-containing protein encodes MESNKEINLDDSVFEVYGNVLIRKYDCKTLQIEPWGKNSLRIRSTKQAEFINNDWALLPQESCEIEIKIENNEAYIENGKIHARIDKEGKITFYNDKNDVLLEEHVRNRKNVNRFCSALEIEAREFKPILGGDYTLTMRFESNPKEKLFGMGQYQQPNLDLKNCILELAHRNSQASVPFVLSSLGYGMLWNNPAIGKVNFGKNITEWIANSTKQLDYFITAGDMPAEIEEAYAKATGTVPMMPDYAMGFWQCKLRYQTQEELLSVAREYKKRNLPISVIVVDFFHWPKQGEWKFDLDYWPDPGAMIKELKDMGIELMVSIWPTVDKTSENYDMMLKKGYLVRVDRGIRTTMDFLGDTVFYDPTNPEARDFVWKIAKKNYYDKGIKIFWLDEAEPEYSVYDFENYRYHLGPNAQIGNIYPTMYAKTFFDGMKKEGQGNIINLLRCAWAGSQRYGALVWSGDIDSSFESLRNQFAAGLNMGIAGIPWWTTDIGGFHGGNPDDPDFRECIIRWFEYGAFCPVFRLHGDREPHSKPLGTSGGGLCASGAANEVWSYGDEAYEIFKKYMFIREKMKPYIAKIMKEAHEKGTPVIRPLFYDFSEDELCWDVTDEYMFGPDVLVAPVLHKGDRSRKVYLPKGANWKDVNSGKIFNGGQVIDYNAPLEIIPLFLKDEAEVSII; translated from the coding sequence ATGGAATCTAATAAGGAAATTAATTTAGATGATAGTGTTTTTGAAGTTTATGGAAATGTATTAATTCGTAAATATGACTGTAAAACATTACAAATTGAGCCTTGGGGAAAAAATAGTTTACGCATACGAAGCACTAAGCAAGCAGAATTTATAAATAATGATTGGGCCTTATTGCCACAAGAAAGTTGTGAAATTGAGATTAAGATTGAAAATAACGAAGCATATATAGAGAATGGAAAAATTCATGCAAGGATTGATAAGGAAGGAAAAATAACATTTTATAATGATAAAAATGATGTTCTTTTAGAGGAGCATGTAAGAAATAGGAAAAATGTAAATAGATTTTGCAGTGCTTTAGAGATAGAAGCACGTGAATTTAAACCTATTCTTGGCGGTGATTATACTTTAACTATGAGATTTGAATCAAATCCAAAGGAAAAGTTATTTGGCATGGGACAATATCAACAGCCAAATTTAGATTTGAAAAACTGCATACTTGAACTTGCACATAGAAATTCCCAAGCTAGTGTTCCATTTGTATTATCAAGTTTAGGATATGGAATGCTTTGGAATAATCCAGCTATTGGAAAAGTTAATTTTGGAAAAAATATTACAGAGTGGATAGCAAATTCTACTAAGCAATTAGATTATTTTATAACAGCAGGTGATATGCCAGCAGAAATAGAAGAAGCTTATGCAAAGGCAACTGGAACAGTGCCAATGATGCCGGATTATGCTATGGGTTTTTGGCAATGCAAATTGAGATACCAAACTCAAGAAGAGTTATTAAGCGTTGCACGTGAATATAAGAAAAGAAACCTGCCAATTTCAGTTATAGTGGTTGACTTTTTCCATTGGCCAAAACAAGGAGAATGGAAGTTTGATTTAGATTATTGGCCTGATCCTGGTGCTATGATTAAAGAACTTAAAGATATGGGCATTGAATTAATGGTTTCAATTTGGCCAACGGTAGATAAGACAAGCGAAAATTATGATATGATGCTTAAAAAAGGGTATTTAGTAAGAGTTGATAGGGGAATTAGAACAACTATGGACTTTTTGGGAGATACTGTTTTCTATGATCCAACAAATCCAGAGGCCCGTGACTTTGTATGGAAAATTGCTAAGAAAAACTACTATGATAAAGGTATAAAAATATTTTGGCTTGATGAAGCTGAACCAGAATATTCGGTTTACGACTTCGAGAATTATAGGTATCACTTAGGTCCAAATGCACAAATAGGTAATATTTATCCGACTATGTATGCAAAAACGTTTTTTGATGGCATGAAGAAAGAAGGGCAGGGAAATATAATTAATCTTCTTAGATGTGCATGGGCAGGAAGTCAACGTTATGGAGCACTTGTATGGTCTGGAGACATTGATTCTAGCTTTGAATCTTTAAGAAATCAGTTTGCAGCAGGTCTTAACATGGGAATTGCAGGTATACCATGGTGGACAACTGATATAGGAGGATTCCATGGTGGAAATCCAGATGATCCAGACTTTAGAGAATGTATAATCAGATGGTTTGAATATGGAGCATTCTGCCCTGTATTTAGGCTACATGGTGATCGTGAACCACATTCAAAGCCACTTGGAACTAGCGGTGGAGGACTATGTGCAAGTGGTGCAGCTAATGAAGTATGGAGCTATGGTGATGAAGCATATGAAATATTTAAGAAATATATGTTTATCAGGGAAAAGATGAAACCTTATATTGCTAAAATCATGAAGGAAGCACATGAAAAAGGAACTCCAGTTATAAGACCGCTATTTTATGATTTCTCAGAAGATGAGCTTTGCTGGGATGTTACAGATGAGTATATGTTTGGACCAGATGTTCTTGTTGCACCAGTACTCCATAAAGGAGATAGGTCAAGAAAAGTATATTTACCAAAAGGTGCAAATTGGAAAGATGTAAATTCAGGGAAGATATTTAATGGTGGACAAGTAATAGACTATAACGCTCCATTAGAAATAATACCGTTATTTCTTAAGGATGAAGCAGAAGTTTCAATTATTTAA